Proteins encoded within one genomic window of Triticum aestivum cultivar Chinese Spring chromosome 2D, IWGSC CS RefSeq v2.1, whole genome shotgun sequence:
- the LOC123052322 gene encoding CMP-sialic acid transporter 2 — protein MEYRRVKDQESYDAVSQKDIESPDGRSLSSTAATSPLGTAAGSKGKNSWKQKSIVTIALTLLTSSQAILIVWSKRAGKYEYSVTTANFSVEALKCLLSLLALYRTWNSQGVTEDNRLSTSFDEVSVYPIPAVLYMVKNLLQYYIFAYVDAPAYQILKNLNIISTGVLYRIILKKKLSEIQWAAFILLCAGCTTAQLNPSSDHVLQTPIQGWMMAIVMALLSGFAGVYTEAIIKKRPSRNINVQNFWLYIFGMLFNLVAICVQDFDAVMNKGFFHGYSFITLLMILNHALSGIAVSMVMKYADNIVKVYSTSVAMLLTAIVSVFLFGFNLSLAFFLGSTVVSISVYLHSVGKPQQQK, from the exons ATGGAGTACAGAAGAGTGAAGGATCAG GAGAGTTATGACGCCGTGTCTCAGAAGGACATAGAAAGCCCTGATGGGAGGTCTCTTTCTAGCA CTGCAGCAACTTCCCCCCTTGGCACCGCAGCAGGTTCGAAGGGCAAGAATAGTTGGAAGCAAAA GTCTATTGTAACAATTGCATTGACATTACTAACAAGTTCCCAGGCAATACTCATTGTGTGGTCAAAAAGAGCTGGAAAGTATGAATATAGTGTCACAACAGCAAACTTTTCG GTGGAAGCTTTAAAATGTCTATTATCACTTCTAGCCCTGTACAGAACATGGAACAGTCAAGGTGTTACAGAAGATAATAG gttaAGTACGTCATTTGATGAAGTTAGTGTTTATCCTATCCCTGCCGTACTTTACATGGTAAAGAATCTATTGCAG TATTACATCTTCGCCTATGTGGACGCACCAGCTTACCAGATCCTGAAGAACCTGAATATTATCAGCACTGGTGTCTTGTACCGTATCATTCTAAAGAAAAA ATTAAGTGAAATTCAATGGGCTGCATTTATTCTCTTATGTGCTGGCTGCACTACGGCTCAGCTAAACCCCTC ATCGGACCATGTTCTTCAAACCCCAATTCAAGGTTGGATGATGGCCATT GTGATGGCTCTTCTAAGTGGTTTTGCTGGGGTATACACAGAA GCTATAATAAAAAAACGCCCTTCGAGAAACATCAATGTGCAGAATTTTTGGCTGTACATTTTTGGAATGCTCTTCAACTTAGTTGCCATTTGTGTTCAGGACTTTGATGCTGTCATGAACAA AGGCTTTTTTCATGGCTACTCATTTATTACACTTCTGATGATTCTTAACCATGCACTCAG TGGCATTGCTGTATCAATGGTGATGAAGTATGCTGACAATATTGTCAAG GTGTATTCAACGTCAGTCGCAATGCTTCTGACAGCAATTGTATCCGTCTTCTTGTTTGGCTTCAATCTATCCCTTGCATTCTTCCTCGGATCTAC GGTCGTTTCTATCTCGGTGTATCTGCATTCTGTCGGGAAGCCACAGCAGCAGAAATGA